A genomic window from Algoriphagus sp. Y33 includes:
- a CDS encoding CusA/CzcA family heavy metal efflux RND transporter yields the protein MLDNIIRFSVKNKLIIGLLTIGLVIVGGYSLTQLPIDAVPDITNNQVQVITTSPSLAAEEVERLITFPIEITMATIPDIEEIRSFSRFGLSVVTIVFKENVDVYWARQQVNERMSEVKEQIPPGIGAPGMAPITTGLGEIYQYVVGVEPGYEDKYDARELRTIQDWIVRRQLLGTPGVADVSSFGGYLKQYEIAIEPDRLKSLNVSIADIFQALEDNNENTGGAYIEKDLTALFIRSEGLVGSFEDINNIPVRVNENGIPVLIKDVAKVQLGNAVRYGSTTRNGEGEVVSAIVMMLKGENSAEVIDNVKSKIEEIKETLPEGVTLEPFLDRSKLVDNAIGTVSKNLIEGALIVIFVLLLLLGNLRAGLIVASVIPLALLFAFSLMNLFGVSGNLMSLGAIDFGLIVDGAVIIVEATMHHLGLVKRKTKLTQLEMDEEVFLSASKIRNSAAFGEIIILIVYLPILALVGTEGKMFRPMAQTVAFAILGAFILSLTYVPMISALFLSKKISDKPNISDKIMGFFHRFYDPSIRWAMHHRGIVISVALVLLIVSGWVFSRMGGEFIPTLEEGDFAVETRVVTGSSLQNTMKATTQAEKILLDQFPEVVEVVSKIGAGEIPTDPMPVEAADMMIVLKDKSEWTSATNREDLANKMSEALEVLPGVNFGFQQPIQMRFNELMSGVRQDVAVKIYGEDLEKLSEYANQIGQIARGVEGAEDIYIEEVTGVPQIVIDYKRAQLAKYGLSIKEVNRSIQAAFAGASAGKVYEGEKRFDLVIRLDQTKRNDIEDVQNLFIARANGEQIPLYQVAEVSVKEGPYQIQRDDTQRRIVVAFNVRNRDVESIVNEIESKIENAVTFETGYFVTFGGQFENLVEAKARLGIAVPLALLLIFVLLFFTFGSIKQSILIFTAIPLSAIGGIFALTLRGMPFSISAGIGFIALFGVAVLNGIVLIAEFNNLKKEGVTDIFERIYSGTRTRLRPVIMTASVASLGFLPMALSSSSGAEVQKPLATVVIGGLITATILTLVVLPILYYYFERGLRRPKGTVGLLVIGFLALGNLSSYAQTPMHVTSLDQAIELALENNPSVKAEGLRLEQQRALKGASWNIGKTAVDMEYGQTNSAFTNDSRFSVSQTFEFPTTYSRQNGLAESKIVSGELAVEMSKNELIRSVKSTWYALWTAREKGKLLARQDSIYDRFASAASLRFESGETNLLEKATAETQVAEIQAMIAQNNADVEINTKRLTMLINAEVTIEPEMGELKENSPQLSLDQNSIADNPTLAWVQQQIAITEKEKSVEKSRLMPDIKLGYFNQSFNGPGQTMSGDPVVYSSKDRFDGFQVGLAIPIFSLKSQSAIIKSKSIRIAEAEEQETAFTIELENRFTSLLLEYQKFQTSLDFYEDSALPQAELILKQSQRGFQSGEIGYVEYTQGLNRSLNVYFNYLDLLDKSNQTLIQIEFLSGIN from the coding sequence ATGCTGGATAATATAATCCGGTTCTCAGTTAAAAATAAACTGATAATCGGGCTACTTACCATAGGATTAGTCATTGTGGGCGGGTATTCACTTACCCAACTTCCCATTGATGCAGTTCCTGATATTACCAATAATCAAGTACAAGTAATCACTACTTCCCCGTCATTGGCGGCTGAAGAAGTAGAGCGTTTAATCACATTTCCCATCGAAATCACGATGGCCACTATTCCTGACATTGAAGAAATCAGAAGCTTTTCGCGTTTCGGGTTGTCAGTTGTTACCATTGTGTTTAAGGAGAATGTGGATGTCTATTGGGCCAGACAACAGGTAAATGAACGCATGTCCGAAGTCAAAGAACAAATACCTCCGGGGATAGGAGCTCCGGGGATGGCTCCGATTACCACAGGGTTAGGGGAAATTTACCAATATGTAGTTGGTGTAGAACCTGGCTATGAAGACAAATATGATGCACGTGAACTTAGAACTATTCAGGATTGGATAGTCAGAAGGCAGCTACTTGGTACGCCAGGGGTAGCTGATGTGAGCAGCTTTGGAGGGTATCTCAAACAATATGAAATCGCCATAGAGCCTGATCGGCTCAAATCTTTGAATGTATCAATTGCTGATATTTTCCAGGCGCTTGAAGATAATAATGAAAATACCGGTGGAGCCTATATTGAGAAGGATCTAACTGCTTTATTTATTCGAAGTGAAGGCTTGGTAGGTTCTTTTGAGGATATCAATAATATCCCCGTACGGGTAAATGAAAATGGGATTCCAGTTCTCATTAAAGATGTCGCAAAAGTACAGCTTGGTAATGCTGTGCGCTATGGGTCTACCACCAGGAATGGTGAAGGTGAAGTAGTCAGTGCGATTGTAATGATGCTGAAAGGTGAAAATTCGGCAGAGGTTATTGATAACGTCAAATCAAAAATCGAAGAAATTAAAGAAACATTGCCCGAAGGGGTGACTTTAGAGCCTTTTTTGGATCGATCCAAACTTGTGGACAATGCCATTGGCACAGTTAGTAAAAATCTGATTGAGGGCGCCTTGATTGTCATTTTTGTTTTGCTGCTTTTGCTTGGCAATTTGAGAGCAGGGCTGATAGTGGCTTCGGTAATTCCACTTGCCCTGCTTTTTGCTTTCTCACTCATGAATCTATTCGGGGTGTCTGGTAACCTGATGAGTTTAGGGGCAATTGATTTTGGATTAATTGTAGATGGAGCCGTCATTATAGTTGAGGCAACCATGCATCATTTAGGTTTGGTGAAAAGGAAAACAAAGCTGACACAGCTGGAGATGGACGAAGAGGTGTTTCTTTCTGCAAGTAAAATCCGAAATTCAGCTGCGTTTGGTGAGATTATAATTCTTATCGTATATCTACCAATTTTAGCATTGGTTGGAACTGAGGGTAAGATGTTCAGACCAATGGCACAGACCGTGGCTTTTGCTATTCTTGGTGCATTTATACTCTCGCTTACTTACGTGCCCATGATCTCTGCACTTTTTCTAAGCAAGAAGATCAGTGACAAGCCTAATATTTCTGATAAAATCATGGGATTTTTCCATCGCTTCTACGACCCTTCCATTCGATGGGCTATGCATCATAGGGGAATAGTCATTAGTGTAGCCTTGGTTTTATTGATTGTTTCAGGTTGGGTTTTTTCCCGTATGGGTGGAGAATTTATACCTACTCTGGAAGAGGGGGATTTTGCTGTGGAAACGCGGGTGGTCACTGGTTCTTCCCTTCAGAATACCATGAAGGCTACAACCCAGGCAGAGAAGATTCTTTTGGACCAATTTCCAGAGGTAGTTGAAGTTGTATCTAAAATCGGGGCAGGTGAAATTCCAACGGATCCCATGCCAGTTGAAGCTGCGGATATGATGATTGTCTTAAAGGATAAAAGTGAGTGGACTTCAGCTACCAACAGGGAAGATTTGGCAAATAAGATGTCTGAAGCTTTGGAAGTTTTGCCAGGGGTCAACTTTGGATTTCAACAACCCATACAAATGCGCTTCAATGAATTAATGTCTGGGGTGCGTCAGGATGTGGCTGTCAAAATTTATGGAGAAGACCTTGAAAAACTATCTGAATACGCCAACCAGATAGGACAGATAGCACGAGGTGTAGAAGGAGCGGAAGATATTTATATAGAGGAAGTGACGGGAGTGCCACAGATAGTCATTGATTACAAAAGGGCTCAACTGGCTAAATATGGACTAAGTATAAAAGAAGTGAATCGGTCTATACAGGCAGCATTTGCAGGTGCTTCAGCCGGGAAGGTTTATGAGGGGGAAAAACGGTTTGATCTGGTAATAAGACTCGATCAGACTAAAAGAAATGATATTGAGGATGTTCAGAATCTTTTTATCGCCCGGGCTAACGGAGAGCAGATCCCGCTATACCAAGTAGCTGAAGTTTCAGTAAAAGAAGGCCCCTATCAAATCCAGCGGGATGATACCCAGCGGAGAATTGTAGTCGCATTCAATGTGAGAAATCGGGATGTAGAAAGCATAGTTAATGAAATAGAGTCCAAAATTGAAAATGCTGTAACATTTGAAACGGGTTATTTTGTGACATTCGGAGGCCAATTCGAAAATTTGGTTGAAGCAAAAGCCAGACTGGGGATTGCAGTTCCGTTGGCTTTGTTATTGATTTTTGTCTTGCTGTTCTTCACATTCGGTTCTATCAAACAGAGTATTTTGATCTTTACGGCTATCCCTCTTTCCGCCATCGGAGGGATTTTCGCTTTGACCTTACGTGGAATGCCTTTTAGTATATCTGCAGGAATTGGGTTTATTGCACTGTTTGGCGTAGCTGTACTTAATGGTATAGTTCTGATTGCTGAATTTAACAATCTGAAAAAGGAAGGGGTCACGGACATATTTGAACGGATCTATTCGGGAACTAGAACCCGGTTAAGACCCGTAATTATGACTGCTTCCGTAGCATCTTTGGGCTTTTTGCCAATGGCGCTTTCATCTTCAAGTGGAGCGGAAGTTCAAAAACCACTGGCTACCGTAGTGATTGGTGGACTGATCACGGCCACCATCCTGACTTTGGTTGTATTACCTATATTATACTATTATTTCGAAAGAGGTTTGAGAAGACCCAAAGGCACCGTAGGGTTACTGGTGATTGGATTCTTGGCCTTAGGAAATTTATCTTCCTATGCACAAACTCCAATGCATGTTACTTCCCTGGATCAGGCAATAGAACTGGCTTTGGAAAACAATCCAAGTGTCAAAGCTGAAGGACTTAGATTGGAACAACAGCGGGCATTAAAAGGGGCAAGCTGGAATATTGGGAAAACAGCTGTGGACATGGAATATGGCCAAACAAACAGTGCCTTCACCAACGACAGCCGGTTTTCGGTTTCCCAGACTTTTGAGTTTCCGACCACCTATAGCCGACAAAATGGATTGGCTGAATCTAAAATAGTTTCTGGTGAGTTGGCAGTGGAGATGAGTAAAAATGAATTGATCAGATCCGTGAAATCCACTTGGTATGCGTTGTGGACTGCAAGGGAAAAAGGGAAATTACTTGCCAGGCAAGACAGTATTTATGACCGGTTTGCATCTGCAGCTTCCTTGAGGTTTGAGTCTGGTGAAACCAATCTCTTGGAAAAGGCAACCGCAGAGACCCAGGTGGCTGAGATCCAGGCTATGATAGCTCAGAACAATGCCGATGTGGAGATCAATACCAAACGGTTGACAATGCTTATCAATGCAGAAGTTACGATTGAGCCTGAAATGGGAGAATTGAAGGAAAATTCACCTCAGCTTTCTCTGGACCAGAATAGTATCGCCGACAACCCTACATTAGCCTGGGTTCAGCAGCAAATTGCCATTACAGAAAAGGAAAAGTCAGTCGAAAAATCTCGGTTGATGCCGGACATCAAACTAGGGTATTTTAATCAGTCCTTCAATGGGCCAGGTCAAACGATGTCTGGAGATCCCGTAGTTTACAGCTCAAAAGACCGTTTTGATGGATTTCAGGTGGGTTTAGCCATTCCTATTTTCAGTTTGAAATCACAATCAGCGATTATTAAATCAAAATCAATTCGAATTGCTGAAGCAGAGGAACAAGAAACAGCATTCACCATTGAGCTCGAAAACCGATTCACCTCTTTACTTCTCGAGTACCAAAAATTCCAGACCAGTTTGGATTTTTATGAAGATAGTGCTCTTCCTCAAGCAGAGCTTATCCTAAAACAATCCCAGAGAGGTTTCCAAAGTGGTGAAATTGGCTATGTGGAATACACACAAGGACTCAATAGAAGCTTGAATGTGTACTTCAACTATCTGGATTTACTGGACAAATCCAATCAAACACTTATTCAAATCGAATTCTTATCGGGTATCAACTAA
- a CDS encoding sigma-70 family RNA polymerase sigma factor encodes MDSEEIYQKYYSTLFFFILKRVKDEVATKDILQTTFLKIHEKKYQLKDRSKLKGWLFQITRNEIANYFNSRDSQPVEEPISETNVETPCCLDRFIDELPKLYQTPVQLVYLEGKSQQETANLLGISLASTKGRIRRAKEILKERFRICCKYQVNEKNQLVGKSDCEVCDN; translated from the coding sequence ATGGATTCCGAAGAAATTTATCAGAAATATTATTCAACCCTATTCTTCTTTATCCTAAAAAGGGTGAAAGATGAGGTGGCAACAAAGGATATTCTACAGACTACTTTCCTGAAAATCCATGAAAAAAAGTATCAGCTAAAGGACAGGAGTAAACTCAAGGGCTGGCTATTCCAGATTACCAGAAATGAAATAGCCAACTATTTCAATTCACGTGATTCCCAGCCTGTAGAGGAACCAATTTCCGAGACTAATGTGGAAACTCCCTGTTGTCTGGACCGGTTTATTGATGAGCTCCCTAAACTTTACCAAACTCCTGTCCAGCTGGTCTATTTGGAAGGAAAGTCCCAACAGGAAACTGCAAATCTTCTAGGGATCAGTTTGGCATCCACCAAAGGTAGGATTAGGAGGGCAAAGGAGATATTAAAGGAAAGATTCAGGATCTGTTGTAAATATCAGGTCAATGAAAAAAATCAGCTTGTCGGAAAATCTGACTGTGAAGTATGTGATAACTGA
- the mobC gene encoding conjugal transfer protein MobC, protein MQTGENEQGLRKILDMTRLMGVGVLGLHFYYYCYATFKDWGLVSDLTDGVLENVISTGLFENFYTSKLIAIALLAISLLGIKGRKNEKMNAKTASVYGVLGLVFYSGSYVLMLWEAPIEWISITYMTVTSLGFLLILSGGTKLSRIIYDKLSSDVFNSENETFPQEERLLENEFSVNLPAKYKLKGKVRDSWINVINPFRGLMVLGTPGSGKSYFVIRHVITQHIKKGFSMFVYDFKFDDLSSIVYNTWLKNKASYNVVPAFYVINFDDLTRSHRCNPLAPETMLDITDAAESARTILMGLNREWIKKQGDFFVESPINFLTAIIWFLRKYNGGEFCTLPHVIELMQVDYDELFTVLRTEKDIDVLINPFVNAYLNDVMEQLEGQIASAKISMARLSSAQLYYVLSGNDFTLDINNPEEPKLVCMGNNPQKIQIYGAVLSLYVNRLVKLVNQKGKLKSSLIFDEFPTIYLNGMDSLIATARSNKVATTLGVQDLSQLRKDYGRELADVIMGIVGNIISGQVNGDSAKQLSDRIGKIMQDRQSLSINSADTSVSRSKQLESAVPPSTISSLSSGEFVGMVADNPDCKLSLKAFHSEIINDHKVLKKEQDNYQPIPEIRKRDNAIVQRNYLQIKQDVQDIIQAEMGKLLNDPGKKHLVIRKGN, encoded by the coding sequence ATGCAAACTGGAGAAAACGAACAGGGATTACGCAAGATTTTGGACATGACCCGCTTAATGGGAGTTGGGGTTTTGGGACTGCATTTTTATTACTATTGCTATGCTACTTTCAAAGATTGGGGACTGGTTTCAGATCTGACTGATGGAGTATTAGAGAATGTTATAAGTACCGGTCTCTTTGAGAATTTTTATACCTCCAAGCTTATTGCGATTGCCTTGCTTGCGATCTCACTTTTGGGAATCAAGGGTAGGAAGAATGAAAAGATGAATGCCAAAACAGCATCGGTTTATGGCGTTTTGGGCCTGGTATTTTATTCAGGCAGTTACGTCTTGATGCTGTGGGAAGCGCCAATAGAATGGATTTCGATTACCTACATGACAGTTACCTCCTTAGGTTTTTTGCTTATCCTTTCGGGTGGAACTAAGCTTTCTAGAATTATTTATGACAAACTCAGTAGTGATGTTTTCAATTCAGAGAATGAAACATTCCCTCAAGAAGAACGGCTGCTAGAAAATGAATTCTCAGTTAATCTACCTGCAAAATATAAACTGAAAGGAAAGGTTAGAGACAGCTGGATCAATGTCATCAATCCATTTCGTGGACTGATGGTTTTGGGAACACCGGGTTCGGGAAAGAGCTATTTTGTCATCCGACATGTGATCACCCAGCACATCAAAAAGGGCTTTTCCATGTTTGTGTATGACTTTAAATTCGATGATCTGTCATCCATTGTTTACAATACCTGGCTTAAAAATAAGGCTAGTTATAATGTAGTTCCAGCATTCTATGTTATCAATTTTGATGATCTTACACGGAGCCATCGCTGCAACCCATTGGCACCGGAGACCATGTTGGATATTACTGATGCAGCAGAATCAGCCCGGACGATATTGATGGGTTTGAACAGGGAATGGATCAAAAAGCAAGGAGACTTTTTTGTGGAATCACCGATCAATTTCCTGACTGCTATCATCTGGTTTTTGAGAAAATACAACGGTGGAGAATTCTGCACGCTGCCGCATGTCATCGAGTTGATGCAGGTTGATTACGATGAGTTGTTCACAGTATTGCGAACCGAAAAGGACATTGATGTGCTCATCAATCCTTTTGTAAATGCCTACCTCAACGATGTGATGGAGCAGCTGGAAGGACAGATAGCATCGGCTAAAATATCCATGGCAAGACTATCTTCAGCTCAGTTATATTACGTGCTTTCAGGCAATGATTTTACGCTGGATATCAATAATCCGGAGGAGCCAAAGTTGGTTTGCATGGGAAACAATCCCCAGAAAATTCAGATTTATGGAGCAGTACTTTCACTGTATGTAAACCGTCTAGTGAAGCTGGTAAACCAAAAGGGAAAGCTAAAAAGCAGTCTGATTTTCGATGAGTTTCCGACCATCTATTTGAACGGAATGGACAGTCTGATTGCTACGGCAAGGAGTAATAAAGTTGCTACTACATTGGGAGTTCAGGATCTTAGCCAGCTTAGAAAAGACTATGGACGAGAACTTGCCGATGTGATTATGGGCATAGTTGGAAATATCATTTCAGGGCAGGTGAATGGGGATTCTGCCAAACAATTATCAGATAGGATAGGGAAGATCATGCAAGACAGGCAGAGCCTTTCCATAAACAGTGCAGATACTTCTGTCAGTCGATCAAAACAGTTGGAGTCTGCTGTTCCACCTTCTACCATATCATCTCTTTCATCAGGGGAATTTGTAGGGATGGTAGCAGATAATCCAGATTGTAAACTGAGCCTAAAAGCATTTCATTCTGAAATTATTAACGATCATAAGGTATTGAAAAAGGAGCAGGATAACTACCAGCCCATTCCTGAAATCCGAAAGCGGGACAATGCTATCGTGCAGCGAAATTATTTGCAGATCAAGCAGGATGTGCAGGATATTATTCAGGCTGAAATGGGAAAGTTATTGAATGATCCAGGGAAGAAGCATTTGGTGATTAGGAAGGGTAATTAA
- a CDS encoding relaxase/mobilization nuclease domain-containing protein — MVAIIKTSASLRRPFHYNENKVEQGMAELLLIQNYPVEEGIKSADIRLKYMLKLTELNSKTSVNSVHISLNFAPGEDFEKEKLQKIAKEYMHGIGFENQPYLVYKHTDAGHPHLHIVTTNIELDGKRIPLHNIGKLKSEPTRKAIEKQFGLVPAESQKQGLFIAKPVSISKLDYGKSETKRAIGNVLQHVLRNYSYTSLPELNALLKGYRILADRGTEESRIFKNRGLVYRVLDGQGNKVGVPVKASSFHFPATLNAIESKFEFNKTERKKYINSIRSAIDLTVLKMHKSSLDEVIKCLEKQGIVTVKRENQEGRLYGITYVDHRTKCVFNGSALGKKYSVNGLLNRLKSIQKNETGSTESFLKSPSLQQKISHAQRSIILNSDKETRTSNGSSSGLFDEVITPMETYSYLPFEWRKKKRKKRKQVK, encoded by the coding sequence ATGGTTGCAATCATAAAGACCAGCGCTTCTTTAAGACGACCATTCCACTACAATGAAAATAAGGTAGAACAAGGAATGGCTGAATTGCTTTTGATCCAGAACTATCCGGTTGAGGAAGGGATCAAGTCAGCAGATATTCGTTTGAAATACATGCTTAAACTGACTGAATTGAACTCCAAAACTTCAGTGAATTCAGTGCATATTTCTCTCAATTTTGCTCCTGGAGAGGATTTTGAAAAAGAAAAATTACAAAAGATTGCCAAGGAATACATGCATGGGATTGGGTTTGAAAACCAACCTTATCTGGTGTATAAACATACCGATGCAGGCCACCCACACCTGCATATTGTGACAACCAATATTGAGCTCGACGGCAAGCGGATTCCCTTGCATAATATCGGAAAACTCAAGTCTGAACCGACCCGAAAAGCCATCGAAAAACAGTTTGGTTTGGTGCCAGCCGAGTCTCAGAAACAGGGCCTTTTTATAGCAAAGCCTGTGTCGATTTCCAAACTGGACTATGGTAAATCTGAGACTAAGAGAGCTATTGGAAATGTATTGCAACATGTGTTAAGAAACTACAGTTACACTTCCTTGCCTGAACTAAATGCGTTATTGAAAGGCTATCGGATTTTGGCTGACCGTGGGACTGAAGAATCACGAATTTTCAAAAATAGAGGACTGGTTTACCGGGTGTTGGATGGTCAAGGAAATAAAGTTGGGGTACCTGTAAAGGCAAGCAGTTTTCATTTTCCTGCTACACTTAATGCCATAGAATCAAAGTTTGAATTCAATAAAACAGAACGTAAGAAATATATCAATTCCATTCGCTCAGCAATTGATCTGACTGTATTGAAGATGCATAAAAGCAGTTTGGATGAGGTAATAAAATGCCTGGAGAAGCAGGGCATTGTCACGGTCAAACGGGAGAATCAAGAAGGTCGGCTGTATGGGATTACTTATGTTGACCACCGAACCAAATGTGTGTTTAACGGAAGTGCACTGGGTAAAAAATACAGTGTGAATGGATTGTTAAATCGATTAAAAAGTATTCAGAAAAATGAAACGGGTTCTACCGAATCGTTCCTCAAATCACCAAGTCTCCAGCAGAAAATTTCACACGCTCAGCGATCTATCATACTGAATTCTGATAAGGAAACCAGAACTTCCAATGGCTCTTCAAGTGGTTTGTTTGATGAAGTGATTACACCGATGGAGACGTATAGTTACCTGCCATTTGAATGGCGGAAGAAGAAACGGAAAAAGAGAAAGCAGGTAAAATAA
- a CDS encoding plasmid mobilization relaxosome protein MobC, with product MKEKNKRSKWLHVRLTLQEYEKIQVAFEQTVQDNLSDYTRKLLLKKPVIGRYKDTGMQELLAELASLRRDLHGIATNYNQLVKKINSTTGNELKIHLSEGNILQRVIEDSLKSVTLFINQSAAKWLQS from the coding sequence ATGAAGGAAAAGAACAAAAGAAGCAAATGGTTGCATGTTAGGCTGACACTTCAAGAATATGAGAAAATCCAAGTGGCATTTGAGCAGACAGTTCAGGATAATCTAAGTGATTATACCAGAAAATTGCTTTTGAAAAAGCCTGTTATCGGGAGGTATAAGGATACCGGAATGCAGGAACTTTTGGCCGAGTTAGCATCGCTGAGGAGAGACTTGCATGGTATTGCTACCAACTATAATCAGTTGGTGAAAAAGATAAATTCAACTACTGGAAATGAACTAAAAATTCACCTTTCTGAGGGAAACATATTACAGCGGGTGATTGAAGATTCACTGAAATCGGTTACCCTTTTTATCAATCAATCAGCAGCGAAATGGTTGCAATCATAA
- a CDS encoding RteC domain-containing protein translates to MKAFVEKLFEEMELSLKEVAKETSSEIQKAEKSGRAVHAILLKLKLFMGGYQFADSTEEIKFFKEYKPLFYKELIFYSELTYIESRRPIGKKELIKSYYHHVMDQIQDFFARNHQLYIYHQLDRSDQDEQLFLRNSLPVSFIPDYSFDFDPEFSTVNSSKLAKIMAYESLIEYMQEQLIKLELGLGKSGDKNSNHEWTDSKSALIELAYALHSRGSVNHGKSDVKMIISILEKIFHVKVGNFYRTFQSMRGRKKGRTIFLDGLKESLVKRMDDTDMGYQ, encoded by the coding sequence ATGAAAGCATTTGTAGAAAAGCTTTTTGAGGAGATGGAGTTGTCACTGAAAGAGGTGGCGAAAGAAACTTCAAGCGAAATACAAAAAGCTGAGAAAAGTGGAAGAGCTGTCCATGCTATTTTACTCAAACTTAAATTGTTTATGGGGGGATATCAATTTGCTGATAGTACCGAGGAGATAAAGTTCTTTAAGGAGTACAAACCTCTATTTTATAAAGAACTAATATTTTATTCTGAGCTTACCTACATTGAATCAAGAAGACCTATAGGAAAGAAAGAGCTTATCAAGTCGTATTATCATCATGTAATGGATCAGATTCAGGATTTTTTTGCTAGAAACCATCAGCTCTATATCTACCATCAGTTGGATAGGAGTGACCAGGACGAACAGCTGTTTTTAAGAAATTCTCTCCCTGTTTCATTTATCCCAGATTATTCCTTTGATTTTGACCCGGAGTTTTCTACAGTGAACAGCAGTAAGTTGGCCAAAATAATGGCTTATGAAAGTCTGATTGAATATATGCAAGAACAGTTAATAAAATTAGAATTGGGGCTAGGTAAAAGTGGGGACAAAAATTCAAACCATGAATGGACGGACTCAAAGTCTGCATTGATTGAATTGGCTTATGCGCTGCATTCAAGAGGCTCTGTAAATCACGGAAAGAGTGATGTGAAGATGATCATATCGATTCTGGAGAAAATCTTTCATGTGAAAGTTGGGAATTTCTACCGCACATTCCAGAGCATGAGGGGCAGAAAAAAAGGGAGAACAATCTTTTTGGATGGTCTGAAGGAAAGCTTGGTGAAGCGGATGGATGATACGGATATGGGATATCAATAG
- a CDS encoding RteC domain-containing protein: MSILAFSDQIISRLKNDLEVLKMDGENKLIQFESAFHLVDRALDKIKLFMDKYEFASDTEEIEFFKHHMTYLLRESVYFSELFNMESVKPAGSEHEIRKFYEKELLSVQEFLQSNQNLYNYLLMRKENQDKVFFLRSAQAPVYKPNLFWHTLDTRYCTVYTLYCARIMGTLSLAGYIHDQLLFLHDAKSPVNEGKNPQLLWTGKKADLVELVYALKTSNAINYGNASVTELATILAEVFGRELQGYYRTFLEIKTRKKNRTVFLDKCKESLEAYMSSFEAAK; encoded by the coding sequence ATGAGCATTCTCGCGTTTTCGGACCAGATAATCTCCAGACTGAAAAATGATCTGGAGGTTTTGAAAATGGATGGAGAAAACAAGCTCATCCAATTTGAATCTGCCTTTCACCTAGTGGATAGGGCTTTGGATAAGATCAAACTGTTCATGGATAAATACGAATTTGCGTCTGATACTGAGGAGATAGAATTCTTCAAACACCATATGACCTACCTCCTAAGGGAGTCTGTCTATTTCTCCGAGCTTTTCAATATGGAGTCTGTCAAACCGGCTGGGTCGGAACATGAAATCAGAAAATTCTACGAAAAGGAATTGCTGAGTGTACAGGAGTTCTTACAAAGCAACCAGAACCTTTACAATTATCTCCTAATGAGAAAAGAGAACCAGGACAAGGTTTTTTTCTTAAGAAGTGCTCAGGCGCCAGTATATAAGCCGAATTTATTCTGGCATACCCTGGATACCAGATATTGTACTGTCTATACTTTGTATTGTGCCAGGATCATGGGCACTCTTTCATTGGCAGGCTATATCCATGATCAACTATTGTTCTTACATGACGCCAAGAGCCCAGTTAATGAAGGTAAAAATCCCCAATTGCTTTGGACTGGGAAAAAGGCGGACTTGGTGGAATTGGTATATGCCCTGAAAACTTCAAATGCAATAAATTACGGAAATGCCAGTGTTACGGAATTGGCAACCATTCTGGCAGAAGTATTCGGTAGGGAACTGCAAGGGTATTATAGAACCTTCCTGGAAATTAAGACGCGTAAGAAAAATAGGACTGTATTTCTCGACAAGTGCAAAGAAAGTCTGGAGGCTTATATGAGTAGTTTTGAAGCTGCGAAGTAG